A stretch of DNA from Methylobacterium sp. CB376:
CGAGGGCGGTGCCCTGCCGAGGGCGCGCGCCGCCCAGTGCGGGGCGGAGTACGACCTCGCCGCGTACTCGCTGCGCAAGCTCTTCCGGCGCCATCTGCGCGACGGACGGATCGCGCGCGCGCGCCTCCGCCGCGCTTTCCAGTGGATGTTCTGATGTCGTCGCCCACCCTCGTGCAGGTTGGCCCCGTCCTCGCCGCCCCCGGTCCGGCCGGCGCCGCGACGGGCCGGCCGACCGGTCTCGACCCGGCCCCGCGTGCCGGGCCGGGTCGCCGCAAGGGCGGTACGACCCCGTCGAATGGCCGATCTCGCGCCATGCCGGGCACCGGACCCGGCTCTCAGAGTCCTGACAACCGGAGACAAGGAGTGGCCTCCATGAAGCTGTTCTCTCCCGTTACCCTGGCGGCCCTGCTCCTGGGCACGCTGCTCGGGTTCGGCCCCGCCCCGGCGAGCGCCGCGCAGGGATGTGGCCCGGGCTTCCACCGGAACGTCTACGGCGTCTGCCGACCGAATTACGGCGGCTATTACGGCGCGCCGGGCGTCTACAGGGGCGGTGTCTACCGGGGCGGCGTCTACAGGGGCGGCGTTTACCGGGGCGGCGTCTACGGCCGGCGGGTCTATGGCGGCCGCGTGTACGGCCACCGCGGCTATGCCGGCCGGGGCTACGGTGCCCGCGTGGGCCATTACGGCGCGCGCGGCTTCGGCGGCCGAAGAGGCCGGCGGTAGGGGCCGCCGCCCGAGCCGGCCGGTGGGAGCCGCCCGCGCGGGCCGGGCGGCCCGCGCTGCGCCTCGCTCCGCGGCGCCGGCGCTCCCGCGGGCGGGCGATCGGGGCTGCGCGGGCCTGGGCCGCATCATGAGGCAGGGCCGCGCTCGCCGCGGAGGGTCGCGGGCGGCGGGGATGATCCAGAGGAGGGCGGGATGACGGGCATCTCCACCGACACGGTGTCCGATCAGGTCCCCGACGGCCGCTGGCGGCGCATCGGCCGGCGGATCGCCGACGAGGCCCGGCGGATCGCCGCGATCTTCGCCTATCTCTGGGTCGTGTTCGGCGTGCTGGTGCTGCACGAATCGATCGTGCTGTCGCGGCACGGCATCGGCTTCCGCTTCTACGGCTTCGCCTTCCTCAATGCCTGGATCCTCGCGAAGGTCGTCCTGGTGGCCGAGGCCTTCGATACCCGCCTGCGCTTCGAGGGCAGGCCGCTGATCCTGCCCATCGGCCTGCGCTCCGCCGGGTTCGCGCTCCTCCTCGTCTGCGCCTACGCGGTGGAGGAGACGCTGATCCACCTGTGGAACGGGCGCCCGCTCGCCGAGAGCCTCCCGGCCATCGGCGGCGGCGGCGTGCGGGGATTCGTGGTCATCGCGGTGATCATGACCGTCGCGCTCGTGCCCTACTTCACGTGGCGCGAGCTCGGGCGCGTGCTCGGCCG
This window harbors:
- a CDS encoding GCG_CRPN prefix-to-repeats domain-containing protein, which gives rise to MKLFSPVTLAALLLGTLLGFGPAPASAAQGCGPGFHRNVYGVCRPNYGGYYGAPGVYRGGVYRGGVYRGGVYRGGVYGRRVYGGRVYGHRGYAGRGYGARVGHYGARGFGGRRGRR